From the genome of Labrus bergylta chromosome 12, fLabBer1.1, whole genome shotgun sequence, one region includes:
- the tmem82 gene encoding transmembrane protein 82 isoform X2: MLHFLLVTGLLAVIGSRVASLVVLEFCLRGISGWVTAGPESGHFLQQLLVQSQFSLGCALSCSLYFLHEGAAQRWLCLLLAAALSWFLARQATLLLHHVLALYTLHSSQRYCGICIGLLTSGRCLLPMLCRAMIITFSVAVVAAIATINKHFLSASEALRFWTPLTICYTLLVVYMQGLVDLHADTRCYFDDIGEEKNRLPGSQAVLNTVVVRLGGLMVLMLTVGRWADVLQILMCFLGEASCLIPTMDLLDSTTSQDEEDYTDFVKRERIRRPQAQGKAHQS, translated from the exons ATGCTACACTTCCTCCTTGTGACCGGGCTGCTGGCTGTAATTGGCTCTCGTGTTGCGTCCCTGGTGGTACTAGAATTTTGTCTTCGAGGAATCTCTGGATGGGTCACAGCTGGACCA GAGTCAGGGCATTTTCTCCAGCAGCTGTTAGTCCAAAGCCAGTTCTCTCTTGGATGTGCTCTAAGCTGCAGTTTGTACTTCCTCCACGAGGGGGCGGCCCAGCGCTGGCTATGTTTGCTCCTGGCAGCAGCACTCAGCTGGTTCTTGGCCAGACAGGccactctgctgctgcaccaTGTCCTGGCTCTGTATACACTCCACAGCTCACAGCGATACTGCGGCATCTGCATCGGGCTCCTGACATCAGGCCGCTGTCTGCTGCCCATGCTGTGCAGAGCCATGATCATTACCTTCTCTGTGGCTGTGGTGGCCGCCATAGCAACCATTAATAAGCACTTCCTCTCTGCTTCAGAGGCCCTCAGGTTTTGGACGCCACTGACCATCTGCTACACGCTTCTGGTTGTGTACATGCAGG GGCTAGTAGACCTGCATGCTGATACCAGATGCTATTTCGATGACATAGGAG AGGAGAAGAACCGGCTACCCGGCAGCCAGGCTGTCCTGAACACAGTGGTGGTGCGACTCGGTGGATTGATGGTCCTGATGCTGACTGTTGGACGCTGGGCTGACGTGCTCCAAATCCTGATGTGTTTCCTGGGAGAGGCCAGCTGTCTAATCCCCACCATGGATCTGCTGGATTCAACAACCTCACAG GATGAAGAGGACTATACAGACTTTGTTAAAAGGGAGCGTATAAGAAGACCACAAGCACAAGGGAAGGCCCATCAGAGCTAG